The Rhinopithecus roxellana isolate Shanxi Qingling chromosome 14, ASM756505v1, whole genome shotgun sequence genome includes a window with the following:
- the LOC115893255 gene encoding atherin-like, giving the protein MLRARRSGRRRRGRRERPPLPPPRARRGRAELRSPLAAAPGQPARGRAHKLPAAERRASSSCSQTPAPTRRRWPAPGRTSRGHPPQM; this is encoded by the coding sequence ATGCTCAGAGCGCGCAGgtccgggcggcggcggcgggggagGAGAGAGCGGCCGCCCCTGCCGCCGCCGCGCGCTCGCCGGGGCCGGGCGGAGCTGCGCAGTCCTCTCGCAGCTGCGCCAGGACAGCCGGCGCGCGGCCGTGCCCACAAGTTGCCGGCAGCTGAGCGCCgcgcctcctcctcctgctcgCAGACCCCTGCGCCCACCCGGCGGCGGTGGCCAGCGCCAGGACGCACATCCCGCGGACACCCACCCCAGATGTAA